The following is a genomic window from Neurospora crassa OR74A linkage group III, whole genome shotgun sequence.
TAGTCCGCAGTTCATGACCCGGAGCCACATAACAACACCATTAATCTTCGGCCTCTGCGCAAATCCAACCCAATCCCCCCACCCTCTAAACCGCGTGGCGCTACCCTCCGCCTTTCTCGGTGAGCAGGCCGCGTTGCAGTTGTCGCCATAGTCGTTAAACCAGTACGTGATACGTTTAAAAGGTCTCCTGATCGTCGGCGGCCTCGGCGTCGGCCTCGGGAATCTCGAAGCCCTCCTCGGTCGAGTAAAGGATGGCCTGGATGGCCTTGATGAGACCGTCCTCCTGCTTCTCGAGTTCGGGGTCCTCCTCGACAGCGCTCTGAACAAGAACCTCGATGTCGCGCAGCTTGTGGAAGTAGAAGTCACGCTCGCGCTCCAGGCCGCCGACGGCCTCCTTGAGAGTTGCGACCTCTTGCTGGAGAGCCTGGGTGGCGGCCGAGTTAGCAGCGGGGGCTCTGGCAGCGACACGGGGACCACCGGTGGGGGTGGCGCCACCGGGACGTCTCGCGGCAGCCGAACCGGCGGAGGCGCGAGAGGCACCGCTCATGGT
Proteins encoded in this region:
- a CDS encoding microtubule-associated protein RP/EB family member 1, producing MGESRQELLQWINSLLQLNLTKVEQCGTGAALCQVYDSIFGDVPMSRVKFNVNSEYAYIQNFKILQNTFTKHQIEKSIPIEALVKCKMQDNLDFLQWTKRFWDQYYPGGDYDAAARRKGGALPATMSGASRASAGSAAARRPGGATPTGGPRVAARAPAANSAATQALQQEVATLKEAVGGLERERDFYFHKLRDIEVLVQSAVEEDPELEKQEDGLIKAIQAILYSTEEGFEIPEADAEAADDQETF